The Drosophila bipectinata strain 14024-0381.07 chromosome 2L, DbipHiC1v2, whole genome shotgun sequence genome has a segment encoding these proteins:
- the LOC138925717 gene encoding inactive CLIP domain-containing serine protease A8-like, giving the protein MKKLWILAFFVFIAAEEDESADYSYLGTEGPKIERGSEPKVTVEPKKTFNDWSGFQCGHRENDLTSLNFSAISDLKTFRLHPWMVAIYSNESKNFIATGTLIRYDVVITALKGIENVPDDQLVVEAGIMNRTETKQLYRFARSVSIYLSLALIHLTTPFTMQFSHVRPICLPRLNEVFTERSCGTVGWYFNSDNIRDKSITVKKDFLWQRPYVVMGNVDCLTEFNETIDNNTICCKDKLNTFLPLNIGAGLACRTDNFVLAGVSLLNSDWVMDNKPTLFVNIPDYLPWIESELQPYFDAASHSSQAPAKDSAEYHSSATGTPSIPASNLHLT; this is encoded by the exons atgaaaaagttgtGGATATTGGCATTTTTCGTTTTCATAGCGGCTGAAGAAGACGAATCTGCCGATTATAGCTATCTTGGGACCGAGGGACCCAAAATTGAGCGAGGAAGCGAACCTAAAGTGACCGTCGAACCCAAA AAAACGTTTAACGATTGGAGTGGATTCCAATGCGGACATCGCGAAAATGATCTTACGAGTTTGAACTTCAGTGCCATATCTGATTTAAAGACATTCAGATTGCACCCTTGGATGGTGGCCATATACTCGAAtgaatcgaaaaatttcattGCTACAGGGACACTGATCCGATACGATGTGGTTATCACGGCCTTGAAGGGAATCGAAAACGTGCCAGACGATCAGTTGGTAGTGGAGGCAGGCATCATGAATCGAACAGAAACCAAACAACTTTATCGCTTTGCCCGCAGCGTGTCCATCTACTTGTCATTGGCACTGATCCACCTCACCACACCGTTTACAATGCAATTTTCACATGTGCGTCCAATATGCCTGCCTCGGCTTAATGAAGTTTTCACAGAAAGATCCTGCGGAACGGTTGGCTGGTATTTTAACTCCGACAATATAAGGGACAAATCCATTACTGTCAAGAAGGACTTCCTTTGGCAGAGACCCTATGTAGTGATGGGAAACGTGGACTGCCTCACCGAGTTTAACGAGACAATCGATAATAATACGATCTGCTGCAAGGACAAGCTCAACACATTCCTTCCTCTGAATATCGGTGCAGGTTTAGCCTGTAGAACCGATAACTTCGTTTTGGCTGGTGTAAGCCTTTTAAACAGTGACTGGGTCATGGACAACAAACCCACCCTCTTCGTCAACATTCCCGATTATTTGCCGTGGATTGAGTCAGAGCTGCAACCATATTTCGACGCAGCTTCTCATAGCTCTCAAGCACCAGCAAAGGATTCTGCCGAATATCATTCTTCAGCAACCGGCACCCCTTCCATCCCAGCTTCCAACCTTCATCTCACCTGA